The sequence AAGAATTCGGTGCGATCTGCGCGTTCCTCTGCAGCGTGCACGCGGGCTACATCACCGGTCAGAACGTGCTGGCCGATGGTGGGGCCTACCCGGGCACGTTCTGAGGATTGCGATCCGGCGCCGGGCCGCCCCAAGCCGGATCAGCCCCCTCGGGGGGCAGCGGACCTCGCGAAGCGGGGGAGCGTGGGGGCACTAGCGCCGTGACGACACCAGAATCCCGCCCACGATCAGCACAAAGCCGGCCAGGTGGTAGAGCTGGGGCGGCTCGCGCAGCAGCGTGGCCGACATCAGCGCGGCGAACAGCGGCGTGAGGTTGGAAAACACGCTGGCCGTGGCCGGGCCCACGCGGGCCACGGCCGCGCCCCAGCTGCGGTAGGCCAGCAGCGACGGGCCCACCGCCACGAACACCAGGCCGGCCACCAGCGGCCAACCCCATTGAATGGCGCTTTCGCCCGCTGGCAACGCGGGCATGGTGAGCCATTCCCCGCCGGTGAAGGCGGCCGACCAGAGCAGACCGAAGACCATCTGGGCCAGCAGGAAGGCGGCCCAGTCGGCCTTGATGGCCGCGGGCTCGTTGGCCGGTGGGCGCGCCAGCAGCCAGCTGTACCAGGCCCAGGCCAGCGCGGCCAGCAGCACCAGCAGATCGCCCGGCACCAGCTGCACCGACAGCAAGCCACCCAGATCTCCACGTGCGATCACCACCACCACGCCGCAGAGCGACATCAGCGCCCCCAGCGCCGCGCGCCGCGAAATGGGCACGTCGTAGAACACGCGCCCCATGATCAGCATCCACACCGGAATGCTCGACGCCACCAGCGTCACGTTGAGCGGCGTGGAGGTCTTCAGGGCCATGTACTGCAGCGAGTTGTACATGCCCACCCCCAGCAGGCCGAGCAAGGCAAAGCGCCGCCAATGCGTCCACAGGCCACTGCCCGGGCGCAACACCCAGCCCGCCACCGGCAGCAGCATGACCATGGCCAGCACCCAGCGCAGGAAATTCAGCGTGACCGGCGGCACCACGCCCTGCATGAGGCGACCCACCACGGCGTTGCCCGCCCACATGAGCGGCGGGATCAGCAACAGGGCGATGGTGGCGGGGGTGAGGCGGTGCGGGGGCGAAGCAGACATCGGCTGGACTGTAGCAACACCCACATGCCCGGTCGGGCCATGGGGGCGCTGGCCTGTCGCCCTGGCGATGCCCCGCATTCGTGGCAGCATTCGCAGGGTTTGATTCCACAACGAGGAGACCTCCCATGAGCACACAAGAATCGCGCGCCGTCCGCATCCACGCCGCCGGTGGCCCCGAGCAACTGGTCATCGACACCGTGAGCGTGGGCGATCCCGGCCCGGGCCAGGTGCGCATCCGCCACCACGCCATCGGCCTGAACTACATCGACGTGTACCAGCGCAGCGGCTTGTACCCGTTTCCCATGCCGCTCGCGCTGGGCATGGAAGGTGCCGGTGTGATCGAGGCGGTGGGCGAGGGTGTGACACACCTCAAGGCGGGCGACCGCGCCGCCTACGCGGCCAACCCGCCGGGCAGCTACTGCGATGTGCGCGTGATGCCGGCCATGAACGTGTGCCAGCTGCCCGATGCGATCGACTTCGAGACCGGTGCGGCCATGATGCTCAAGGGCCTGACCGCGCAGTACCTGCTCAAGCGCTGCAAGCCGGTGGAAGGTCTGGAGGCCGGTGATTTCGTGCTGTTCCACGCCGCGGCCGGTGGTGTGGGCCTGATCGCCTGCCAGTGGGCCAGGGCGCTGGGCCTGCAGCTGATCGGCACGGCGGGCTCGGACGACAAATGCAAGCTGGCGCTGGAGCACGGCGCCAGCCACGCCATCAACTACCGCACCGAAGACTTTGCCGCGCGTGTGAAGGAGATCACCAACGGCCAGGGCGTGAAGGTGGTCTACGACTCGGTGGGCAAGGACACGTTCGAAAAGTCACTCGACTGCCTGCGCCCCTTTGGCCTCATGGCCAGCTTCGGCAATGCGTCCGGTCCGGTGGCGCCGTTCGCACCCGGCATCCTGGGCCCCAAGGGTTCGCTCTACATGACGCGCCAGACCCTGTTCTCGCACATCACCAGCCGCGAGCGCACCCAGGCGATGGCCGACGATCTGTTTGCGGTGGTCGAAGCCGGTCAGGTGAAGATCCGCATCGACCAGCGTTTTGCGCTGACCGATGTGCGCAAGGCGCATGAGAGTCTGGAGGCTCGTTCGACCACGGGTTGCACGGTTTTGCTGCCCTGAGTCTTTTCGTGCCTGCGTGGTTGGTTGCCTTGGAACATGGGGTAACCGACTCCGCGAATGTCCCCCGCCGGCTGGTGCCGGCTCCTCCTTTGTTTCGCTGCGTCGGTTACCCAACGCTCAGCGCGCAACAACCTCAACTCAGGCAGGCTGAGCCTGCCGAGGCGCCACCTCAGCCAAAGCCTGCTCCAGATGCTGCAGTGTTGAAGGCAGGTCGTGCCACTTGTCCAGTCCGAAGAGGCCGATGCGGAAGGTCTTGAACTCGGGACCTTCGTCGCACTGCAGCGGCACACCCGCAGCGGTTTGCAAACCCACCGCCAGAAACTTCTTGCTCGACTGGATCTCCGGGTCGGTGGTGTAGCTCACCACCACACCCGGCGCCTGGAAACCCGGGGCTGCCACGCTGGGGAAACCATGGCGCTCCAGCAGCTCGCGCACCTGTGAGCCCAAAGCGATCTGTTCCTGCCGCACCCGCTCAACTCCGTAAGCCTCGGTCTCCACCATCGTCTCGCGCAAGCGCGTGAGCGCGTCGGTGGGCAGGGTGGTGTGGTACGCGTGACCGCCGCCTTCGTAGGTCTCCATGATCTGCAGCCACTTCTTCAGGTCCATCGCGAAGGTGGTGCTCTGCGTGGCGTCGATGGCGGCGCGGGCGCGTTCGCTCAGCATCACCATGGCGCAGCAGGGTGAGCTGCTCCAGCCTTTTTGCGGGGCAGAGATCAGGATGTCGACCCCGGTGGTTTTCATGTTCACCCACATCGCGCCCGAGGCAATGCAGTCCAGCACGAACAAGCCACCCACCGCGTGCACGGCGTCGCTCACGGCCTTCAAATAGCCGTCGGGCAGGATCATGCCGGCAGCGGTTTCCACGTGGGGTGCGAACACCAGCGCGGGCTTCTCGCGCGCGATCGTGGCCACCACCTCTTCAATGGGTGCGGGCGCCCAGGCAGCCTGCGCGCCGGCGCCGGTGCGCCGGGCCTTCATCACCGTGTGGCTGGCGGGGATGCTTCCCATGTCGAAGATCTGGGTCCATCGGTAGCTGAACCAGCCATTGCGGATCACGAGCACGTGCTTGCCGTGGGCAAACTGCCGCGCCACCGACTCCATGCCGAAGGTGCCGCTGCCGGGCACCAGCACCGCCGAGTGGGCACCGTACACGCGCTTGAGCATGGCCGAGATATCGGTCATCACACCCTGGAAGCGTTTGGACATGTGGTTGAGCGCGCGGTCGGTGTAGACCACCGAAAACTCGAGCAGGCCGTCGGGGTCGATGTGGGGCAGCAGTCCGGGCATGTTGTTGTCTCCTGGCGGGTCGCGAAAGGGAGCGCCAGACTAGCACAGCGTCCCCGTTTTTGCAGCCGCGCGGCTCAACGCCCGGACGCTGTCAAAGGCGGCTGGCGTCGACCGACGGAGGCTCGCGCAGTCGGCTGGGCGCGAGCACGCCCGCGCTGTCGAGGATGGGGTAGGCGATCGAGCAGATGTGCGAGTTGATGCGCTTCAGGTCGCTGATCAGGTCCAGGTGGAGCGCGCTGGTGTCCATGCTCTGCTGGCTCATGTCGGACAGCCGGTCGAGGTGGGTGGCGGCGTAGGCGCGCTCCTTGTCGCGGAAACGCACTTTTTCTTCGAGCAGGCGCTGCGCATCGCGCACGTTGCCGTTGAGAAACACGCTCATGCCCA is a genomic window of Hydrogenophaga sp. RAC07 containing:
- a CDS encoding DMT family transporter, whose amino-acid sequence is MSASPPHRLTPATIALLLIPPLMWAGNAVVGRLMQGVVPPVTLNFLRWVLAMVMLLPVAGWVLRPGSGLWTHWRRFALLGLLGVGMYNSLQYMALKTSTPLNVTLVASSIPVWMLIMGRVFYDVPISRRAALGALMSLCGVVVVIARGDLGGLLSVQLVPGDLLVLLAALAWAWYSWLLARPPANEPAAIKADWAAFLLAQMVFGLLWSAAFTGGEWLTMPALPAGESAIQWGWPLVAGLVFVAVGPSLLAYRSWGAAVARVGPATASVFSNLTPLFAALMSATLLREPPQLYHLAGFVLIVGGILVSSRR
- a CDS encoding quinone oxidoreductase family protein, which codes for MSTQESRAVRIHAAGGPEQLVIDTVSVGDPGPGQVRIRHHAIGLNYIDVYQRSGLYPFPMPLALGMEGAGVIEAVGEGVTHLKAGDRAAYAANPPGSYCDVRVMPAMNVCQLPDAIDFETGAAMMLKGLTAQYLLKRCKPVEGLEAGDFVLFHAAAGGVGLIACQWARALGLQLIGTAGSDDKCKLALEHGASHAINYRTEDFAARVKEITNGQGVKVVYDSVGKDTFEKSLDCLRPFGLMASFGNASGPVAPFAPGILGPKGSLYMTRQTLFSHITSRERTQAMADDLFAVVEAGQVKIRIDQRFALTDVRKAHESLEARSTTGCTVLLP
- a CDS encoding aminotransferase class V-fold PLP-dependent enzyme; this translates as MPGLLPHIDPDGLLEFSVVYTDRALNHMSKRFQGVMTDISAMLKRVYGAHSAVLVPGSGTFGMESVARQFAHGKHVLVIRNGWFSYRWTQIFDMGSIPASHTVMKARRTGAGAQAAWAPAPIEEVVATIAREKPALVFAPHVETAAGMILPDGYLKAVSDAVHAVGGLFVLDCIASGAMWVNMKTTGVDILISAPQKGWSSSPCCAMVMLSERARAAIDATQSTTFAMDLKKWLQIMETYEGGGHAYHTTLPTDALTRLRETMVETEAYGVERVRQEQIALGSQVRELLERHGFPSVAAPGFQAPGVVVSYTTDPEIQSSKKFLAVGLQTAAGVPLQCDEGPEFKTFRIGLFGLDKWHDLPSTLQHLEQALAEVAPRQAQPA